One Capsicum annuum cultivar UCD-10X-F1 chromosome 2, UCD10Xv1.1, whole genome shotgun sequence genomic window carries:
- the LOC107858633 gene encoding uncharacterized protein LOC107858633 isoform X4, giving the protein MILSDSVKRAHYDQYLSSRKAPVYMRSRQGSKMCMYESYSTSIKEMEVVEWLKWYRQTVNDILAEKRAVSGSGYFDSLERDFYSALHLAYYGPEIESDLLPEFFEAEERSVYETTEVLHLVSGRDLFGMVCLTKNVPELPYASMENLASLAADLCHSLENIPMKMHLETAATGSNQKQLRSSNYHKSDAYRNLELHVGGRLVAVATRVPPRSRSYGIQNEGFDDCIHVYLNSHEAPRFPKSKLMDFGLKSAIPLGMIEGLGTSPEEGSCDVYDSNGVKTHEIMKHRTLLVRHMHWYQLGDEVSTCECRCSRAKLPPSKFWLFEPRCGMHDIGGWYVETFGRDKKGRNVPSQRYWDGLEANDLFKKRLHPAMYLLALAYRTLDIEHSRRNKLRIKDLMESNVSRILSWCKRLVR; this is encoded by the exons atg ATTTTATCCGATTCTGTGAAGAGAGCGCATTATGACCAGTATCTCTCATCTCGAAAAGCACCTGTTTATATGCGTTCTAGACAAGGTTCTAAAATGTGCATGTATGAATCATATAGCACGTCAATCAAGGAGATGGAAGTTGTTGAATGGTTAAAGTGGTATAGACAAACAGTAAACGACATATTGGCTGAAAAAAGGGCAGTTTCTGGATCAGGCTATTTTGATTCACTGGAAAGAGATTTCTACTCAGCATTACATTTAGCATATTATGGCCCTGAGATTGAGTCAGATCTCCTTCCTGAGTTTTTTGAAGCTGAAGAGCGATCAGTATATGAAACAACTGAGGTTCTGCACCTGGTTTCCGGGCGAGATCTTTTTGGCATGGTTTGTTTAACCAAAAATGTCCCTGAACTGCCATATGCTTCTATGGAGAATCTGGCCTCCTTAGCCGCAGACTTGTGTCATTCCCTCGAGAATATCCCCATGAAAATGCATTTGGAGACAGCTGCTACTGGTTCTAACCAAAAGCAATTGAGAAGTTCCAATTACCATAAATCTGATGCGTACAGAAACTTAGAATTGCATGTTGGAGGGAGGCTTGTTGCTGTTGCAACAAGAGTTCCACCTAGGAGTAGATCTTATGGGATACAGAATGAAGGTTTTGATGACTGCATCCATGTTTACCTCAACTCACATGAAGCCCCAAGATTTCCCAAAAGTAAGTTAATGGACTTTGGATTGAAGTCTGCCATTCCACTGGGAATGATAGAAGGATTGGGGACCAGTCCTGAAGAAGGTTCTTGCGATGTTTATGACAGCAATGGGGTAAAAACCCATGAGATTATGAAGCATCGAACATTGCTG GTAAGACACATGCACTGGTATCAATTAGGAGATGAAGTATCAACTTGTGAGTGCAGATGCAGCAGAGCTAAGCTACCTCCGAGCAA ATTTTGGCTTTTTGAACCTCGATGTGGCATGCATGATATTGGAGGTTGGTATGTGGAGACATTTGGCAGAGATAAGAAAGGCCGAAATGTGCCATCTCAGAGGTATTGGGATGGGTTAGAGGCAAATGATCTCTTTAAGAA GAGATTACATCCTGCAATGTATTTGCTTGCTCTTGCCTACAGGACTCTAGATATTGAACATTCAAGGAGAAATAAACTGAGAATAAAGGATCTTATGGAGTCAAACGTATCTAGAATTCTCAGCTGGTGCAAGAGGCTAGTACGCTGA
- the LOC107858633 gene encoding uncharacterized protein LOC107858633 isoform X2: MNPLIMSLLLYKYKSYVPRFTTKRGFSTGAESIRSEFAGPNAYEVLGVSETSSFAEIKDSFRKLAKETHPDLAHSTHTSSSSNRFLEILAAYEILSDSVKRAHYDQYLSSRKAPVYMRSRQGSKMCMYESYSTSIKEMEVVEWLKWYRQTVNDILAEKRAVSGSGYFDSLERDFYSALHLAYYGPEIESDLLPEFFEAEERSVYETTEVLHLVSGRDLFGMVCLTKNVPELPYASMENLASLAADLCHSLENIPMKMHLETAATGSNQKQLRSSNYHKSDAYRNLELHVGGRLVAVATRVPPRSRSYGIQNEGFDDCIHVYLNSHEAPRFPKSKLMDFGLKSAIPLGMIEGLGTSPEEGSCDVYDSNGVKTHEIMKHRTLLVRHMHWYQLGDEVSTCECRCSRAKLPPSKRLHPAMYLLALAYRTLDIEHSRRNKLRIKDLMESNVSRILSWCKRLVR, encoded by the exons atgaaTCCACTGATTATGTCTCTACTGCTATACAAATACAAAAGTTATGTTCCCCGATTTACTACAAAGCGGGGGTTCAGTACAGGGGCCGAGTCGATTCGGTCTGAATTTGCTGGACCTAACGCTTATGAGGTCCTAGGTGTATCGGAAACGAGCTCGTTTGCTGAAATTAAAGATTCTTTTCGTAAATTGGCTAAGGAGACTCACCCTGACCTTGCTCATTCCACACACACTTCATCTTCTTCTAACCGGTTCCTTGAAATACTAGCTGCTTATGAG ATTTTATCCGATTCTGTGAAGAGAGCGCATTATGACCAGTATCTCTCATCTCGAAAAGCACCTGTTTATATGCGTTCTAGACAAGGTTCTAAAATGTGCATGTATGAATCATATAGCACGTCAATCAAGGAGATGGAAGTTGTTGAATGGTTAAAGTGGTATAGACAAACAGTAAACGACATATTGGCTGAAAAAAGGGCAGTTTCTGGATCAGGCTATTTTGATTCACTGGAAAGAGATTTCTACTCAGCATTACATTTAGCATATTATGGCCCTGAGATTGAGTCAGATCTCCTTCCTGAGTTTTTTGAAGCTGAAGAGCGATCAGTATATGAAACAACTGAGGTTCTGCACCTGGTTTCCGGGCGAGATCTTTTTGGCATGGTTTGTTTAACCAAAAATGTCCCTGAACTGCCATATGCTTCTATGGAGAATCTGGCCTCCTTAGCCGCAGACTTGTGTCATTCCCTCGAGAATATCCCCATGAAAATGCATTTGGAGACAGCTGCTACTGGTTCTAACCAAAAGCAATTGAGAAGTTCCAATTACCATAAATCTGATGCGTACAGAAACTTAGAATTGCATGTTGGAGGGAGGCTTGTTGCTGTTGCAACAAGAGTTCCACCTAGGAGTAGATCTTATGGGATACAGAATGAAGGTTTTGATGACTGCATCCATGTTTACCTCAACTCACATGAAGCCCCAAGATTTCCCAAAAGTAAGTTAATGGACTTTGGATTGAAGTCTGCCATTCCACTGGGAATGATAGAAGGATTGGGGACCAGTCCTGAAGAAGGTTCTTGCGATGTTTATGACAGCAATGGGGTAAAAACCCATGAGATTATGAAGCATCGAACATTGCTG GTAAGACACATGCACTGGTATCAATTAGGAGATGAAGTATCAACTTGTGAGTGCAGATGCAGCAGAGCTAAGCTACCTCCGAGCAA GAGATTACATCCTGCAATGTATTTGCTTGCTCTTGCCTACAGGACTCTAGATATTGAACATTCAAGGAGAAATAAACTGAGAATAAAGGATCTTATGGAGTCAAACGTATCTAGAATTCTCAGCTGGTGCAAGAGGCTAGTACGCTGA
- the LOC107858633 gene encoding uncharacterized protein LOC107858633 isoform X3, with product MQILSDSVKRAHYDQYLSSRKAPVYMRSRQGSKMCMYESYSTSIKEMEVVEWLKWYRQTVNDILAEKRAVSGSGYFDSLERDFYSALHLAYYGPEIESDLLPEFFEAEERSVYETTEVLHLVSGRDLFGMVCLTKNVPELPYASMENLASLAADLCHSLENIPMKMHLETAATGSNQKQLRSSNYHKSDAYRNLELHVGGRLVAVATRVPPRSRSYGIQNEGFDDCIHVYLNSHEAPRFPKSKLMDFGLKSAIPLGMIEGLGTSPEEGSCDVYDSNGVKTHEIMKHRTLLVRHMHWYQLGDEVSTCECRCSRAKLPPSKFWLFEPRCGMHDIGGWYVETFGRDKKGRNVPSQRYWDGLEANDLFKKRLHPAMYLLALAYRTLDIEHSRRNKLRIKDLMESNVSRILSWCKRLVR from the exons ATGCAGATTTTATCCGATTCTGTGAAGAGAGCGCATTATGACCAGTATCTCTCATCTCGAAAAGCACCTGTTTATATGCGTTCTAGACAAGGTTCTAAAATGTGCATGTATGAATCATATAGCACGTCAATCAAGGAGATGGAAGTTGTTGAATGGTTAAAGTGGTATAGACAAACAGTAAACGACATATTGGCTGAAAAAAGGGCAGTTTCTGGATCAGGCTATTTTGATTCACTGGAAAGAGATTTCTACTCAGCATTACATTTAGCATATTATGGCCCTGAGATTGAGTCAGATCTCCTTCCTGAGTTTTTTGAAGCTGAAGAGCGATCAGTATATGAAACAACTGAGGTTCTGCACCTGGTTTCCGGGCGAGATCTTTTTGGCATGGTTTGTTTAACCAAAAATGTCCCTGAACTGCCATATGCTTCTATGGAGAATCTGGCCTCCTTAGCCGCAGACTTGTGTCATTCCCTCGAGAATATCCCCATGAAAATGCATTTGGAGACAGCTGCTACTGGTTCTAACCAAAAGCAATTGAGAAGTTCCAATTACCATAAATCTGATGCGTACAGAAACTTAGAATTGCATGTTGGAGGGAGGCTTGTTGCTGTTGCAACAAGAGTTCCACCTAGGAGTAGATCTTATGGGATACAGAATGAAGGTTTTGATGACTGCATCCATGTTTACCTCAACTCACATGAAGCCCCAAGATTTCCCAAAAGTAAGTTAATGGACTTTGGATTGAAGTCTGCCATTCCACTGGGAATGATAGAAGGATTGGGGACCAGTCCTGAAGAAGGTTCTTGCGATGTTTATGACAGCAATGGGGTAAAAACCCATGAGATTATGAAGCATCGAACATTGCTG GTAAGACACATGCACTGGTATCAATTAGGAGATGAAGTATCAACTTGTGAGTGCAGATGCAGCAGAGCTAAGCTACCTCCGAGCAA ATTTTGGCTTTTTGAACCTCGATGTGGCATGCATGATATTGGAGGTTGGTATGTGGAGACATTTGGCAGAGATAAGAAAGGCCGAAATGTGCCATCTCAGAGGTATTGGGATGGGTTAGAGGCAAATGATCTCTTTAAGAA GAGATTACATCCTGCAATGTATTTGCTTGCTCTTGCCTACAGGACTCTAGATATTGAACATTCAAGGAGAAATAAACTGAGAATAAAGGATCTTATGGAGTCAAACGTATCTAGAATTCTCAGCTGGTGCAAGAGGCTAGTACGCTGA
- the LOC107858633 gene encoding uncharacterized protein LOC107858633 isoform X1 — MNPLIMSLLLYKYKSYVPRFTTKRGFSTGAESIRSEFAGPNAYEVLGVSETSSFAEIKDSFRKLAKETHPDLAHSTHTSSSSNRFLEILAAYEILSDSVKRAHYDQYLSSRKAPVYMRSRQGSKMCMYESYSTSIKEMEVVEWLKWYRQTVNDILAEKRAVSGSGYFDSLERDFYSALHLAYYGPEIESDLLPEFFEAEERSVYETTEVLHLVSGRDLFGMVCLTKNVPELPYASMENLASLAADLCHSLENIPMKMHLETAATGSNQKQLRSSNYHKSDAYRNLELHVGGRLVAVATRVPPRSRSYGIQNEGFDDCIHVYLNSHEAPRFPKSKLMDFGLKSAIPLGMIEGLGTSPEEGSCDVYDSNGVKTHEIMKHRTLLVRHMHWYQLGDEVSTCECRCSRAKLPPSKFWLFEPRCGMHDIGGWYVETFGRDKKGRNVPSQRYWDGLEANDLFKKRLHPAMYLLALAYRTLDIEHSRRNKLRIKDLMESNVSRILSWCKRLVR; from the exons atgaaTCCACTGATTATGTCTCTACTGCTATACAAATACAAAAGTTATGTTCCCCGATTTACTACAAAGCGGGGGTTCAGTACAGGGGCCGAGTCGATTCGGTCTGAATTTGCTGGACCTAACGCTTATGAGGTCCTAGGTGTATCGGAAACGAGCTCGTTTGCTGAAATTAAAGATTCTTTTCGTAAATTGGCTAAGGAGACTCACCCTGACCTTGCTCATTCCACACACACTTCATCTTCTTCTAACCGGTTCCTTGAAATACTAGCTGCTTATGAG ATTTTATCCGATTCTGTGAAGAGAGCGCATTATGACCAGTATCTCTCATCTCGAAAAGCACCTGTTTATATGCGTTCTAGACAAGGTTCTAAAATGTGCATGTATGAATCATATAGCACGTCAATCAAGGAGATGGAAGTTGTTGAATGGTTAAAGTGGTATAGACAAACAGTAAACGACATATTGGCTGAAAAAAGGGCAGTTTCTGGATCAGGCTATTTTGATTCACTGGAAAGAGATTTCTACTCAGCATTACATTTAGCATATTATGGCCCTGAGATTGAGTCAGATCTCCTTCCTGAGTTTTTTGAAGCTGAAGAGCGATCAGTATATGAAACAACTGAGGTTCTGCACCTGGTTTCCGGGCGAGATCTTTTTGGCATGGTTTGTTTAACCAAAAATGTCCCTGAACTGCCATATGCTTCTATGGAGAATCTGGCCTCCTTAGCCGCAGACTTGTGTCATTCCCTCGAGAATATCCCCATGAAAATGCATTTGGAGACAGCTGCTACTGGTTCTAACCAAAAGCAATTGAGAAGTTCCAATTACCATAAATCTGATGCGTACAGAAACTTAGAATTGCATGTTGGAGGGAGGCTTGTTGCTGTTGCAACAAGAGTTCCACCTAGGAGTAGATCTTATGGGATACAGAATGAAGGTTTTGATGACTGCATCCATGTTTACCTCAACTCACATGAAGCCCCAAGATTTCCCAAAAGTAAGTTAATGGACTTTGGATTGAAGTCTGCCATTCCACTGGGAATGATAGAAGGATTGGGGACCAGTCCTGAAGAAGGTTCTTGCGATGTTTATGACAGCAATGGGGTAAAAACCCATGAGATTATGAAGCATCGAACATTGCTG GTAAGACACATGCACTGGTATCAATTAGGAGATGAAGTATCAACTTGTGAGTGCAGATGCAGCAGAGCTAAGCTACCTCCGAGCAA ATTTTGGCTTTTTGAACCTCGATGTGGCATGCATGATATTGGAGGTTGGTATGTGGAGACATTTGGCAGAGATAAGAAAGGCCGAAATGTGCCATCTCAGAGGTATTGGGATGGGTTAGAGGCAAATGATCTCTTTAAGAA GAGATTACATCCTGCAATGTATTTGCTTGCTCTTGCCTACAGGACTCTAGATATTGAACATTCAAGGAGAAATAAACTGAGAATAAAGGATCTTATGGAGTCAAACGTATCTAGAATTCTCAGCTGGTGCAAGAGGCTAGTACGCTGA